In Gammaproteobacteria bacterium, one DNA window encodes the following:
- a CDS encoding patatin-like phospholipase family protein codes for MGNTQTNQHIEQAYRVLSLDGGGMRGIYTAAFLARLADQFSRIRDEAALDLGRGFDLITGTSTGAIVGCALAIGRPMQEIVGLYREHGSKIFPHRIAGKVSAVYRATQGGRYVRAGDKALRDALESVLGDTTMRDVYVKRGISLSIPAVLMSEHRAWVFKKTRCSGVRDDNYTLVDVCMASSAAPIYRSLAAINDPNDPDGPQQVFADGGLWANNPILVGLVDALTTAEPDRPIEIYSLGTCPRPEGEHIDAKSAHRSVLGWSLGVDVAPLSISTQEFAFDQMARLLANAISSSGRTVRRVRFPNRPVPTSMMPYLGLDDTRQEALGRLISQAHTDADLTKSICDDPNSDDGEMIRRLINDLPAVPANGAVWDHASLDKK; via the coding sequence ATGGGAAATACCCAAACAAATCAACATATTGAGCAGGCTTACCGCGTGCTCAGCCTCGACGGTGGTGGAATGCGCGGCATCTACACTGCGGCCTTTCTTGCGCGGCTGGCGGATCAATTTAGCCGGATCCGTGACGAAGCGGCGCTTGACCTCGGACGCGGTTTCGACCTGATCACGGGAACCAGCACTGGCGCAATCGTCGGCTGCGCCCTCGCCATCGGCCGGCCGATGCAGGAAATCGTCGGGCTCTACCGCGAGCATGGTTCCAAGATATTTCCGCATCGGATTGCCGGCAAGGTAAGTGCCGTTTATCGGGCTACACAGGGCGGCCGGTACGTGCGAGCGGGCGATAAGGCGCTCCGAGATGCGCTTGAATCAGTTCTGGGCGACACAACCATGCGGGATGTGTACGTCAAGCGCGGAATCTCACTGTCAATACCTGCTGTCCTGATGAGTGAGCATCGTGCTTGGGTATTTAAAAAGACGCGGTGCAGCGGGGTGCGCGACGATAACTATACGCTGGTCGATGTCTGCATGGCATCCAGTGCGGCGCCGATCTACCGCTCGCTCGCAGCGATCAACGATCCCAACGATCCTGACGGGCCTCAGCAAGTTTTTGCGGACGGTGGTCTTTGGGCCAACAACCCAATCTTGGTTGGCTTGGTCGACGCGCTGACCACCGCCGAGCCTGACCGACCGATAGAGATCTATTCGCTTGGGACCTGTCCGCGCCCAGAGGGCGAACACATTGATGCGAAGTCGGCGCACCGATCGGTGTTGGGCTGGTCGCTTGGCGTCGATGTCGCGCCGCTGAGCATTTCGACCCAGGAGTTTGCCTTCGACCAAATGGCGAGACTCTTGGCCAATGCCATCAGCAGCAGCGGACGTACTGTCCGACGTGTGCGTTTCCCCAACAGGCCCGTACCGACAAGCATGATGCCATATCTGGGTCTCGACGATACCCGGCAGGAGGCACTAGGCCGCTTGATTTCGCAAGCTCACACGGACGCCGACCTGACGAAGAGCATCTGCGATGACCCCAATAGCGACGACGGCGAGATGATCCGACGTCTCATTAACGATTTACCGGCGGTGCCGGCGAATGGCGCGGTTTGGGACCACGCCTCCCTAGACAAAAAGTAA
- a CDS encoding WYL domain-containing protein: protein MDEAGEQLRWGVRRRLEFIDFRLFWDGRFNRKDMAETFGISAQQASVDIGQYEKIAPDNLAYDPAEKAYRRSEKYEPAFIGGNIDQHLLQLIAIENQWIRQEDSWFRSALPIEVVTLGGRPTDPAVLLRVLQAIRNRLEVVIEYASLTGSPQPSRIIAPHALAYSDERWYIRSWSRDHNDFRDYKLSRISAVADSRPSSIDPSLDFEWAHEINLVIVPNPALPPERQTAISAELGMTDKRLVHSCRLSLSFYLMSKYNLEIEPGVLDPNKQQVVLQNRDQVIQARAAARQLSKEALARTQGSDKTTSGP from the coding sequence ATGGATGAGGCGGGTGAACAGCTGCGCTGGGGGGTTCGCCGCCGGTTGGAATTCATCGATTTTCGCTTGTTTTGGGACGGACGCTTCAACCGAAAGGACATGGCGGAAACGTTTGGCATCTCAGCGCAACAGGCCTCGGTGGACATCGGGCAGTATGAAAAGATTGCGCCGGACAACCTCGCTTACGATCCGGCCGAGAAGGCTTATAGACGTAGCGAAAAGTATGAGCCTGCGTTCATCGGCGGGAATATCGATCAACACCTTTTGCAGTTGATAGCCATCGAAAACCAATGGATACGTCAGGAAGATAGCTGGTTCCGTAGCGCACTCCCGATCGAGGTGGTCACACTTGGCGGTCGGCCGACCGATCCGGCGGTACTGCTTCGCGTTCTCCAAGCAATCCGCAACAGGTTGGAGGTCGTCATCGAATATGCTTCGCTGACCGGTTCTCCTCAGCCATCGCGGATAATTGCGCCCCATGCCCTGGCCTATAGCGACGAACGCTGGTACATCCGATCATGGTCTAGGGATCACAACGATTTCCGGGACTATAAACTGAGCCGCATTAGCGCAGTCGCCGATTCTCGGCCCTCCTCAATCGATCCCTCTCTGGATTTCGAATGGGCCCACGAAATCAATCTTGTGATAGTGCCTAACCCAGCTTTGCCGCCAGAACGACAGACCGCAATTTCCGCTGAGCTGGGGATGACAGATAAGCGCCTTGTTCACTCATGTCGACTGAGCCTCAGTTTTTATTTAATGAGCAAGTACAACCTCGAAATAGAACCCGGTGTCCTAGATCCAAACAAGCAGCAAGTCGTTCTCCAGAATCGAGACCAAGTCATACAAGCACGTGCTGCAGCTCGCCAATTGTCAAAGGAGGCCCTGGCACGAACGCAAGGCTCAGACAAAACCACTAGTGGCCCTTAG
- a CDS encoding site-specific DNA-methyltransferase, translating into MARKPRSPKEVGALRHRNKRRNIPTAELETVMEEDDRGAIQVAYERRDPDLDPQLVWRGKDTKNWSDLVVQVPPLFIQEKIHPRALISDLLRHSEKAEAERATTETGFQPNLFADFDGLPQGQARTEFYQHDANWSNRMILGDSLQVMASLAQRERLRGKVQCIYIDPPYGIKFNSNFQWSTTSRDVRDGKREHISREPEQVKAFRDTWRDGIHSYLTYLRDRLTVARDLLTESGSIFLQIGDENVHRVRALMDEVFGEESLVTIITFKKTAGLGKGQMAEVTDFVLWYAKSRESVKRRLLFSPKTPESDPAYSILKEGIGQFRRIKSGEIVPANEHARFQILLAAGRTPSCVYTIEAFGQKYSPTAGRSWSTNQEGMRKLFASDRVVQSGRTLNYVRYAGDNPVNPLSNLWADTASGSGMGKVYVVQTSVKVIQRCILMATDPGDLVLDPTCGSGTTAYVAEQWGRRWITIDTSRVALALARARIMGARYPYYLLADSRDGKNKEATLSGKTPSDATTYNDIRQGFVYKRVPHITLKSIANNAEIDVIGEKFQEELELLRAGLNQALKEDWKEWEVPREASNNWPQDAKKFHAEWWEQRIARQKEIDASIAAKADYEYLFDKPYEDKKKVRVAGSFTVESISPHRVLGFDENDQLLDSVREERASYGDTQDFAGVILEHLKSTGVQQAHKEDRIAFSSITPWPGDLICAEGRYAEGSEDSVVEKRAAIFIGPEFGTVARPDLVAAARESADANFDVLVACAFNYEAHASEFNKLGRVPVLKARMNADLHMAGDLKNTGKGNLFVIFGEPDIEVLSVAGREADAEKIQVKINGVDVFHPNTGEVRSDGADGIACWFIDTEYNEESFFVRHAYFLGANDPYKALKTTLKAEINQEAWATLRSDVSRPFDKPQSGRIAVKVINHLGDEVMKVFRV; encoded by the coding sequence ATGGCTCGCAAGCCTCGATCCCCGAAGGAAGTCGGTGCGCTGCGACATCGGAACAAGCGCAGGAACATCCCCACGGCCGAGCTTGAGACCGTGATGGAAGAGGATGATCGTGGCGCTATCCAAGTCGCATACGAACGTCGCGATCCCGATTTGGATCCGCAACTTGTCTGGCGTGGGAAGGACACGAAAAACTGGTCGGACTTGGTGGTTCAGGTACCGCCGCTGTTTATCCAGGAGAAGATTCATCCCCGGGCATTGATCAGCGACCTATTGCGGCATAGCGAGAAAGCTGAGGCTGAACGTGCCACTACCGAAACAGGCTTTCAGCCTAACTTGTTCGCCGACTTTGACGGCTTGCCCCAAGGCCAGGCCCGAACCGAGTTCTATCAGCACGATGCCAATTGGTCGAATCGGATGATTCTTGGTGACAGCTTGCAGGTAATGGCGTCGCTGGCGCAACGAGAGAGGCTCCGTGGCAAGGTGCAGTGCATCTACATCGACCCGCCCTATGGAATCAAGTTCAACTCCAATTTCCAGTGGTCAACGACCAGCCGCGACGTACGGGACGGCAAACGAGAGCATATCAGCCGCGAGCCCGAGCAGGTGAAGGCGTTCCGCGATACGTGGCGCGATGGAATACATTCGTATCTGACGTATTTGCGGGATCGGCTGACGGTAGCGCGGGATTTATTGACCGAGAGCGGGTCAATTTTCTTGCAGATCGGGGACGAGAACGTGCATCGAGTGCGAGCGTTAATGGATGAGGTGTTTGGGGAGGAGTCGCTCGTTACCATTATCACATTCAAGAAAACGGCTGGACTTGGGAAAGGCCAGATGGCTGAAGTTACTGACTTTGTTCTTTGGTATGCAAAGTCTAGGGAAAGCGTAAAGAGACGACTACTTTTTAGTCCAAAAACTCCGGAGAGTGATCCGGCGTACTCAATCTTGAAAGAGGGTATTGGGCAATTCCGACGTATCAAGAGTGGAGAGATTGTCCCGGCAAACGAACATGCTCGATTTCAGATACTTTTGGCTGCTGGCCGGACCCCAAGCTGTGTCTACACAATTGAGGCATTCGGGCAAAAGTATTCCCCAACAGCCGGCAGAAGTTGGTCTACCAACCAAGAAGGCATGCGAAAGCTCTTTGCCTCCGACCGTGTTGTGCAATCGGGACGAACGTTGAACTATGTTCGATATGCGGGAGATAACCCCGTAAATCCTCTTTCGAATCTTTGGGCAGACACAGCGTCTGGAAGCGGAATGGGCAAGGTGTATGTTGTCCAAACGTCTGTCAAAGTCATCCAGCGATGCATCCTCATGGCCACCGATCCAGGCGATCTTGTTCTTGATCCTACGTGCGGTTCCGGCACCACTGCATACGTTGCAGAGCAGTGGGGGCGCCGCTGGATCACGATCGATACTTCCCGCGTTGCTCTAGCGCTCGCGCGAGCCCGCATAATGGGCGCCCGCTATCCTTACTACTTGCTCGCTGACAGCCGCGACGGAAAAAATAAAGAAGCCACGCTCTCCGGCAAGACTCCCTCCGATGCGACTACGTACAACGACATCCGCCAGGGCTTCGTGTACAAGCGAGTCCCCCACATCACCTTGAAGTCCATTGCCAACAACGCCGAAATCGACGTGATCGGGGAGAAATTCCAGGAAGAGCTTGAGCTGCTTCGCGCTGGGCTCAACCAAGCGCTGAAGGAAGATTGGAAGGAGTGGGAGGTTCCTCGCGAGGCCAGCAACAACTGGCCGCAAGATGCAAAGAAATTTCATGCGGAGTGGTGGGAGCAGCGTATCGCTCGGCAGAAGGAGATTGATGCCTCCATTGCCGCCAAGGCTGACTACGAATATTTATTCGACAAGCCCTACGAAGACAAGAAGAAGGTGCGCGTTGCCGGTTCGTTCACGGTGGAAAGTATCTCACCGCACCGGGTTTTGGGTTTTGACGAAAATGACCAACTACTCGACAGCGTCAGGGAAGAGAGGGCCAGTTATGGCGATACGCAGGACTTCGCTGGCGTGATCTTGGAGCACCTTAAGTCTACGGGAGTCCAGCAGGCTCACAAGGAAGATAGGATCGCCTTTTCTTCGATCACTCCTTGGCCGGGCGATCTTATCTGTGCGGAGGGGCGGTATGCCGAGGGTAGCGAGGACTCTGTTGTCGAGAAGCGTGCTGCTATCTTTATTGGGCCCGAGTTCGGCACCGTAGCACGACCGGATCTGGTTGCAGCCGCGCGAGAATCAGCGGACGCCAACTTTGATGTTTTAGTGGCCTGTGCGTTCAACTACGAGGCCCATGCCTCGGAGTTCAACAAGCTGGGTCGCGTTCCCGTCCTCAAGGCTCGCATGAACGCGGACCTACATATGGCCGGCGACTTAAAAAACACTGGGAAAGGCAATTTGTTCGTGATCTTTGGCGAGCCGGATATCGAAGTCCTTTCGGTAGCGGGGAGGGAAGCCGACGCCGAGAAGATTCAAGTCAAGATCAATGGTGTGGACGTTTTCCACCCCAACACCGGCGAAGTTCGCAGTGACGGCGCCGACGGCATCGCCTGCTGGTTCATCGACACCGAGTACAACGAAGAGAGCTTTTTCGTCCGCCACGCTTACTTCTTGGGAGCGAACGACCCTTACAAGGCACTAAAAACCACACTAAAGGCCGAAATCAATCAGGAAGCCTGGGCCACGCTCCGAAGCGACGTCTCACGCCCCTTCGATAAACCCCAATCGGGTCGCATCGCTGTCAAAGTCATCAATCATCTCGGCGACGAAGTGATGAAGGTCTTTCGAGTATGA
- a CDS encoding restriction endonuclease yields the protein MDQFFDKPILNSPYEYPSRHWELDESGQPTNQILEERRRVSFVTPIPQPKGRNQRKLIFEEQAKALEAEGQQYELAETMNGIRHQVDAWRQELDPNRWKVTPETALLLQHWRSHRFSGIRPFFCQVEAVETAIWLTEVAPKLGQEGRKILDHLAAANEQANPGLSRMALKLATGAGKTTVMAMIIAWQTVNAVRRPTSRRFTRGFLLVTPGITIKDRLRVLQPNDPDSYYGSRELVPSEMLSDLERAKIVITNYHAFMLRERLSLSKGGRSLLQGRGSEIATLETEGQMLQRVTPGLMGIKNIMVLNDEAHHCYREKPPEEDEEGALRGDDLKEAKKNKEAARVWISGLEIVKARLGVERVIDLSATPFFLRGSGYAEGTLFPWTVSDFSLMDAIESGIVKLPRVPIADNIPGEEMPKFRNLWVHIGKKMPRKGRGKGTVLDPLKIPVELQTALEALYGHYEKIFDLWGKAGIEVPPCFIVVCNNTSTSKLLYDYISGFKRANEDGSTTVEQGRLRLFRNFDENGAPLARPHTLLIDSEQLDSGQALDRNFRAAASDEIERFRREIVARTGDRRQAEKLSDQDLLREVMNTVGKAGRLGGDTRCVVSVSMLTEGWDANSVTHVLGVRAFGTQLLCEQVVGRALRRQSYDLNEDGLFDAEYADVFGIPFDFTAEPVIALPVPPRETVQVHAVTPERDACEIRFPRVQGYRVELPDEKLSAKFTADSTLELTPNLVGPTITRNQGIIGEAVDLNLDRLDNVRLPTLLFHLTQRLVETKWRDAGEAPKWHLFGQLKRITRLWIENHLVCKGNTFPAQLMYRELADIACERIRRGIVAHYEDARPIKVVLDPYNPTGSTINVRFATSKLNRWKTDPQRCHVNWAVCDSDWEAEFCRVAESHPQVRTYVKNQGFGFGVPYLYGSKARTYIPDFIVLVEDGRGDDDPLHLIVEIKGYRGEDAKEKKSTMETYWVPGVNRLGAYGRWSFVEFTDVHKIWDEFNATVKGRD from the coding sequence ATGGATCAATTCTTCGACAAGCCTATTCTCAACTCGCCCTATGAGTATCCGTCACGGCACTGGGAATTGGACGAGAGTGGCCAGCCCACTAACCAGATTCTTGAGGAGCGTCGCCGCGTATCCTTTGTTACGCCTATCCCGCAGCCTAAAGGGCGTAATCAGCGCAAACTGATCTTTGAAGAGCAGGCGAAAGCGCTCGAAGCTGAGGGGCAGCAGTACGAATTGGCGGAAACCATGAACGGAATTCGTCATCAGGTGGATGCTTGGCGCCAGGAGCTTGATCCGAACCGCTGGAAAGTCACGCCAGAAACAGCGCTTCTTTTGCAGCACTGGCGCAGCCATAGGTTCAGCGGTATTCGGCCGTTTTTCTGTCAGGTCGAGGCCGTGGAAACGGCTATCTGGCTGACGGAAGTTGCTCCGAAACTGGGCCAGGAAGGTCGCAAGATTCTCGATCATCTCGCCGCCGCCAACGAGCAGGCCAATCCAGGTCTGAGTCGAATGGCCTTGAAACTCGCTACCGGCGCGGGCAAGACCACCGTGATGGCCATGATCATTGCTTGGCAGACGGTAAACGCTGTGCGTCGGCCCACTAGCCGAAGATTCACACGAGGATTCTTGCTCGTTACACCGGGAATTACGATAAAGGACCGCCTCCGCGTGCTTCAGCCCAACGATCCGGATAGCTACTACGGCAGCCGCGAACTGGTTCCGAGCGAAATGCTCAGCGACTTGGAACGCGCCAAGATCGTTATCACCAACTATCACGCCTTCATGCTGCGGGAACGGCTCTCTCTATCCAAGGGCGGCCGTTCGCTGCTACAGGGCCGCGGGTCGGAGATTGCCACCTTGGAAACCGAAGGTCAGATGCTTCAGCGGGTGACGCCAGGGCTGATGGGCATCAAGAACATTATGGTGCTCAATGACGAAGCGCATCATTGCTACCGGGAGAAACCGCCCGAAGAGGACGAGGAAGGCGCACTGAGGGGTGATGATCTCAAAGAGGCTAAGAAAAACAAGGAAGCTGCTCGCGTTTGGATATCGGGGCTCGAAATAGTTAAAGCTCGGCTAGGCGTTGAACGCGTGATTGACTTATCCGCTACGCCGTTCTTCCTGCGTGGATCCGGGTACGCGGAGGGAACGTTGTTCCCTTGGACGGTAAGCGATTTTTCGCTCATGGATGCAATTGAGAGCGGAATCGTCAAGCTGCCCCGAGTGCCGATCGCCGATAACATTCCCGGCGAGGAAATGCCGAAATTCCGAAATCTTTGGGTTCACATCGGCAAGAAGATGCCCAGGAAAGGACGGGGCAAGGGAACTGTGCTTGATCCCTTGAAAATCCCGGTCGAACTCCAGACCGCACTGGAGGCTCTTTACGGTCACTACGAGAAAATCTTCGATCTTTGGGGCAAGGCCGGTATTGAAGTGCCTCCATGTTTCATCGTCGTGTGCAATAACACTTCAACGTCCAAGCTCTTATACGACTACATTTCCGGATTCAAGCGGGCTAACGAGGACGGTTCTACAACAGTGGAGCAGGGTCGCCTAAGGTTGTTCCGTAACTTTGACGAAAATGGCGCTCCGCTTGCTCGTCCCCATACGCTCCTTATCGACAGCGAGCAACTTGACTCGGGTCAGGCCTTGGACAGGAACTTTAGAGCTGCGGCCAGCGACGAGATTGAGCGCTTTCGCCGAGAGATTGTCGCAAGGACAGGAGACCGGCGGCAGGCTGAAAAGCTATCTGATCAGGACTTGCTTCGGGAGGTTATGAATACCGTCGGAAAGGCAGGGCGGCTTGGGGGAGATACTCGTTGCGTCGTGTCAGTATCGATGCTGACCGAGGGGTGGGACGCAAATTCCGTTACACATGTCCTTGGAGTGCGGGCTTTTGGCACACAACTGCTGTGCGAGCAGGTCGTCGGTCGGGCGCTCAGAAGACAGTCCTATGACCTTAACGAAGATGGCCTGTTTGACGCGGAGTACGCCGATGTCTTCGGGATCCCGTTCGATTTCACCGCCGAGCCCGTCATCGCACTTCCGGTTCCGCCCCGGGAGACCGTGCAAGTTCACGCAGTTACGCCGGAGCGGGACGCTTGCGAAATTCGCTTTCCGCGGGTGCAGGGTTATCGCGTAGAACTTCCGGACGAGAAACTATCGGCCAAATTCACTGCGGATTCGACTCTGGAACTCACGCCGAATCTGGTGGGCCCGACCATTACGCGGAACCAGGGAATCATTGGAGAAGCGGTGGATCTGAACCTTGATCGCCTAGACAATGTCCGCTTACCGACTCTGCTGTTTCACCTCACGCAACGGCTCGTGGAGACAAAGTGGCGGGATGCTGGCGAAGCCCCGAAATGGCACCTTTTCGGCCAACTGAAGCGGATTACTCGCTTGTGGATTGAGAATCACCTGGTCTGCAAGGGCAACACGTTTCCCGCCCAGCTCATGTACAGGGAACTCGCCGATATCGCTTGCGAGCGCATCAGGAGAGGAATCGTGGCCCACTATGAGGACGCTCGCCCGATCAAAGTTGTGCTCGATCCTTACAATCCGACCGGGTCGACGATCAACGTGCGTTTCGCCACCTCAAAACTAAATCGCTGGAAGACCGACCCGCAGCGCTGTCACGTAAACTGGGCCGTGTGCGACAGCGACTGGGAGGCCGAGTTCTGCCGTGTTGCGGAATCGCATCCCCAAGTTCGCACTTACGTAAAAAACCAGGGTTTCGGCTTCGGAGTGCCTTACCTTTACGGCTCCAAGGCTCGAACCTATATACCCGATTTCATTGTGCTGGTGGAAGACGGGCGCGGGGACGACGACCCCCTGCATCTCATCGTGGAAATCAAAGGCTACCGCGGAGAGGACGCCAAGGAGAAGAAATCCACTATGGAAACCTATTGGGTACCAGGAGTGAACAGGCTGGGGGCATATGGTCGCTGGTCATTCGTCGAGTTCACCGATGTGCACAAAATCTGGGATGAATTCAATGCCACCGTGAAAGGGCGCGATTAA
- a CDS encoding threonine transporter: MTGRKASPFNSALETGVRALSILTASYPKVHDLGRLVQYDYLTVHSADANGPPSLHPPLPLRSGELLVRRGLIESGLRLMMSRSLVRRELHANGFLFGAEDSATSFLDNLSSPYSVALRNRADWVATTFDELSVEQLDSVVKRLFEAWTIEFQPSQTRSQAELPL; encoded by the coding sequence ATGACCGGCAGAAAGGCTAGCCCATTCAACAGTGCGTTAGAAACTGGCGTTCGAGCGTTGTCAATCCTTACTGCCAGTTATCCTAAGGTGCACGATCTTGGTAGGCTCGTCCAGTACGACTACCTCACAGTGCATTCTGCGGACGCTAATGGTCCGCCCAGCCTACATCCACCCTTGCCGCTTCGTTCTGGCGAATTACTTGTCCGACGCGGATTGATCGAATCGGGCCTGCGTCTGATGATGAGCAGGTCGTTAGTCCGCCGCGAGCTTCACGCCAATGGATTTCTTTTCGGAGCGGAGGATTCGGCCACATCGTTTCTCGATAACTTGAGTTCACCCTACTCTGTTGCGCTCCGCAATAGGGCCGATTGGGTCGCGACCACGTTCGACGAATTGAGTGTCGAACAACTCGATTCCGTCGTCAAACGTCTGTTTGAGGCTTGGACGATTGAGTTTCAGCCTAGCCAAACCAGGTCACAAGCGGAGTTGCCGTTATGA
- a CDS encoding restriction endonuclease, protein MTDFPNLREIEPEQVSATLTHAQVMSGIPIPPIRLLQVMSPDEWEVFTEEWLYFHKDNGTYQSIQRFSGPGDLGLDVVAFSSNEGFSKPWDSFQCKHYNHALTPGDVYGEIGKIVYHSYLRTPPFNQLCRVPQRHVFVAPLGVGIQLGRLLRDTGRLKEVVRAKWTSHCVPAIGAGIEAPLEDGLLKYFDDFNFAIFENRNSSQLVEEHSQTVFHAARFGGGFPPRDEPDVPPSKPTESESVYLRKLLQAYGDHLGFPVTSGEALASHAQLENHYNRQRVLFYSAESLRNFARDRTPERTFDLLQDDVYNGVIDICEAEHSDALERLRNTVSAAGQMDVSGNALASVTRVADKQGICHQLANDDRLTWTEQP, encoded by the coding sequence GTGACTGACTTTCCAAATCTAAGGGAAATAGAACCGGAGCAGGTTTCGGCAACGCTTACGCATGCGCAAGTAATGAGCGGTATCCCAATTCCGCCAATCCGCTTACTTCAAGTTATGTCACCCGACGAATGGGAAGTATTTACGGAAGAATGGTTATATTTTCACAAAGATAACGGAACCTATCAATCGATCCAGCGCTTTTCCGGGCCTGGCGACTTGGGACTAGACGTGGTTGCTTTTTCGTCCAATGAGGGGTTCAGTAAGCCTTGGGATAGTTTCCAGTGCAAGCACTACAACCACGCGCTAACGCCCGGAGATGTTTACGGGGAAATCGGCAAGATTGTCTACCATTCGTATCTTCGTACACCGCCATTTAATCAGTTGTGCCGCGTCCCGCAGCGCCACGTTTTCGTAGCGCCCCTTGGTGTGGGAATCCAACTTGGTCGGCTATTAAGGGACACCGGTCGCCTCAAGGAGGTGGTGCGAGCTAAGTGGACGAGTCATTGCGTACCCGCAATTGGAGCCGGGATTGAGGCTCCCCTTGAGGACGGACTGCTCAAGTATTTTGACGACTTCAATTTTGCCATCTTCGAAAACCGAAATTCTAGTCAGTTGGTGGAGGAACACTCCCAAACAGTATTTCATGCCGCGCGATTCGGAGGTGGCTTTCCGCCACGTGACGAGCCTGACGTGCCTCCATCGAAGCCTACGGAGTCCGAGAGTGTGTATCTTCGAAAATTACTCCAAGCCTATGGCGACCATCTCGGCTTTCCCGTGACCTCAGGCGAAGCACTGGCGTCTCATGCACAACTGGAGAACCACTACAATCGCCAGCGCGTGCTGTTTTACAGTGCCGAGTCGCTAAGAAATTTCGCGCGTGATCGTACCCCAGAGCGGACCTTCGACTTACTCCAGGATGACGTTTACAACGGCGTAATCGACATTTGTGAGGCCGAGCATTCCGATGCTTTGGAAAGACTTCGCAATACCGTATCGGCAGCCGGCCAGATGGATGTGAGCGGAAACGCTCTTGCCAGCGTCACAAGGGTAGCCGACAAACAGGGTATTTGCCATCAACTTGCCAATGACGATCGCCTTACATGGACAGAGCAGCCATGA
- a CDS encoding cupin, which yields MGDRQQLVAIAAGEVLPSAKASNNPEPYASQTTKREKSRIGGFSGLKNSGARPPVPSKCAGFLAGGEAHHLVNHTDKEVVFLKIGNQATGDEVNYPNNDLQAVMGQEGRWQFGHNDGTPY from the coding sequence ATGGGTGACCGCCAGCAATTGGTGGCAATTGCTGCCGGTGAAGTACTGCCAAGCGCCAAAGCGTCGAACAACCCAGAACCGTACGCGAGCCAAACAACCAAGCGTGAGAAGAGTCGGATAGGTGGATTTTCCGGCCTTAAGAATTCCGGAGCGCGACCGCCAGTGCCTAGCAAGTGCGCCGGTTTCCTAGCGGGAGGTGAGGCGCATCACCTAGTTAACCATACTGACAAGGAAGTTGTTTTCCTGAAAATCGGCAACCAGGCAACGGGTGATGAGGTGAACTATCCAAATAACGATCTCCAGGCCGTGATGGGTCAGGAGGGACGTTGGCAATTCGGGCACAACGACGGTACACCCTACTAG